A stretch of Amycolatopsis balhimycina FH 1894 DNA encodes these proteins:
- a CDS encoding lysophospholipid acyltransferase family protein gives MKADGLPEGSVGWLHDAGRVIGRYHLRSAFRIRVHGRERVPATGPLLVIANHSSMIEPQLIFGMLPRRSAFLVKAEMFGGIVGKLLLAIGQIPLKRGEIDRKPLLTAVGVLKDGGVVGIFPEGTRGAGDVGAAERGAAWLVRASGATVLPVATRGTLKPADGKRRWRPRVDILVGEPFSPKVGPGKTGLDQGTEELRGELAALVKTLDDWRTENGFVTP, from the coding sequence ATGAAAGCTGACGGACTGCCGGAAGGCTCCGTCGGCTGGCTCCACGACGCCGGGCGGGTCATCGGCCGGTATCATCTGCGTTCGGCCTTCCGCATCCGCGTGCACGGCCGTGAGCGCGTCCCCGCCACCGGGCCGCTGCTCGTGATCGCCAACCACAGTTCCATGATCGAACCGCAGCTGATCTTCGGAATGCTTCCGCGGCGTTCGGCGTTCCTCGTCAAGGCCGAGATGTTCGGCGGGATCGTCGGGAAGTTGCTGCTGGCGATCGGGCAGATCCCGCTCAAGCGCGGCGAGATCGACCGCAAGCCGCTGCTGACCGCGGTCGGCGTCCTGAAAGACGGCGGTGTCGTCGGGATCTTCCCCGAGGGCACCCGCGGTGCCGGGGACGTCGGCGCGGCCGAACGCGGTGCGGCCTGGCTGGTCCGGGCCTCCGGCGCGACCGTGCTCCCGGTCGCGACGCGGGGCACGCTCAAGCCGGCCGACGGCAAGCGGCGCTGGCGCCCGCGCGTGGACATCCTCGTGGGGGAGCCGTTCTCGCCGAAGGTCGGTCCCGGGAAGACCGGGCTCGACCAGGGCACCGAAGAGCTGCGCGGCGAGCTCGCGGCGCTCGTGAAGACTTTGGACGATTGGCGTACCGAAAACGGATTCGTTACGCCATAA
- the cmk gene encoding (d)CMP kinase: MVALDGPSGTGKTTVARKLAQRLGAGYLDTGAMYRMVTLAVLRAGVDPADAAAVATLADKTDFGIGTSPDRPEIHLAGEDVAADIRGPEVTKAVSPVSAVPHVRELLVARQRRIIGEVLGSVGGIVVEGRDIGTVVAPDSPLKVYLTASSDVRASRRSTQDTAAGRKSSVADALASVERRDHLDSTRATSPLRAADDAVHVDTSELSIDQVIVALSELASHRGLLAGCNAEVAR; the protein is encoded by the coding sequence GTGGTCGCGCTGGACGGCCCATCGGGGACCGGGAAAACCACCGTCGCCCGCAAGCTCGCCCAGCGCCTCGGCGCCGGCTACCTGGACACCGGCGCGATGTACCGGATGGTCACCCTCGCCGTGCTGCGCGCGGGCGTCGACCCGGCCGACGCGGCCGCCGTCGCCACGCTGGCCGACAAGACCGACTTCGGCATCGGCACCAGCCCCGACCGGCCCGAGATCCACCTGGCCGGGGAAGACGTCGCCGCCGACATCCGCGGTCCCGAGGTCACCAAGGCCGTGTCGCCCGTCTCGGCCGTGCCGCACGTGCGTGAGCTGCTCGTCGCCCGGCAGCGGCGGATCATCGGCGAGGTGCTCGGCAGCGTCGGCGGGATCGTCGTCGAAGGCCGGGACATCGGCACGGTCGTCGCGCCGGACTCGCCGCTCAAGGTCTACCTGACCGCGTCGTCCGACGTCCGCGCGTCGCGCCGCAGCACCCAGGACACCGCGGCCGGGCGGAAGTCGTCGGTCGCCGACGCGCTGGCTTCGGTCGAGCGCCGCGACCACCTCGACTCCACCCGGGCGACGTCGCCCCTGCGCGCCGCCGACGACGCCGTGCACGTCGACACGTCGGAGCTGTCGATCGACCAGGTGATCGTCGCGCTGAGTGAACTCGCCAGCCACCGCGGTCTCTTGGCGGGGTGCAACGCCGAGGTAGCTCGATGA